CTCAGATTTGACAACTTTTTAAATTTGTCAAATCTGAAAATCGAATTAACTAATTGTCTAATTCAGCCAACTCCAGCCAACGATTCGATTTTTCATCTAGCTCTTTTTCAACTACTCCATAGCGTTCAACAAGTTCCACGGTTTTTTCTGCATCAGATGCATAGGATTCCATATCAGCTTCAAGCGTTTTCTTTTCCAATTCGAGTTGATCGATATCCTTTTCTAATTGCTGGTATTCAAGCTTTTCTTTATAGGTGAGTTTTTTCTTTTCTGTTGATTCTTGTTTTTGTGTAGTTGCTTTGTCCTTGGCTTTTTGTGCTTTATCGGTTTTAATTTGCTTTTGTCGCCAGGAGGTATAGCTCCCATGATAATCGGTAACCACCCCATCTCCTTTGAAAATAAAGAGATGATCTGTGAGTTTGTCCATGAAGTAACGATCGTGAGATACAACTATGAGGCATCCGGGGAAATTTGCTAAAAACTCTTCCAGCTTTTGTAAAGTTTCTAAATCAAGATCATTGGTTGGTTCATCAAAAATCAGGAAGTTTGGGTTTTTAATCAGGACTGTAAGCAGATAAAGCCTTCTTTTTTCGCCACCACTAAGTTTGGAAACAGGTGTTTGTTGCACTTTAGGAGGAAACATAAAATGCTCTAAAAACTGACTGGCAGAAATGGTATTGCCACTGGCTAATAGAAATACTTCGGCCTCATCTCTAACAATATCGAGTACTTTCTTTTCTTCATCAAATTGTAATCCTCCCTGCGTATAGTAACCATAAACAATTGTTTCTCCGGGATTTATTTCTCCAATGTCTACTTTTTCCTTTCCAGTAATAATATTGAGGAATGTACTTTTACCTACACCGTTTTTACCAACAATTCCTAGCCTATCGCCTTTCCTGAACGTATATTCAAAGCTTTTCAATATGACTAAATCACCATAGGATTTATCAACATTTTTCAGTTCCAGAATTTTGCCGCCTAAGCGAGACATTTTTGCATCAAGCTTAATTTCTTTTTTTATTTTTCCGCTTTTTGCTTTTTTCTCAATCTCATAAAAAGCATCTATACGCGATTTTGATTTTGTAGTTCGGGCTTTGGGCATGGTGCGCATCCATTCCAACTCTTTTTTAGCTTGTTTTCCTGCTTTGGCAATTTCAGTTACTATTTGTATTTCTCGTTCTTCTTTCTTTTTCAGATAGAAGCTATAATTTCCTTTGTGATGATATATTTTTTCATCTTCCATCTCGATGATATGTGTACATACATTATCCAGGAAATACCGATCGTGAGTAACCATGAAAAAAGTAATGCTTGATTGTGAGAGGTGTTTTTCCAGCCATTCAACCATTTCTACATCAAGGTGGTTTGTTGGCTCATCCAGTAACAATACATCTGGTGAATCGAGCAAAACCAAGCTCAAAGCCAATCTCTTTTTTTGACCTCCTGAAAGATTCCCAATTTTTTGTCCAAGTTCATTAATATTAAATTTACTCAGGACTTGCTTTAATCTTCTTTCGTAATCCCAGGCTTGGGCATTATCCATGGCATGAGATGCTTTTTCAAATTCCTCGTGAGTTTTGGAATTAAAATCGTTTGCCTGATTTTCAGCAGCTATTTCATATTCACGAATAATTCGCAAAGTATCAGAATTGGCCTCACGGATGAGTTCTTTGATGCTAATCTGCTCATTGAAAATAGGTTCTTGCTCCAGAAAGCCAATTTTAATTCCGTCCCGAACAGTTAGTTTACCATCATTCTGGACATCTTTACCTGCAATGATATTCAATAATGTTGACTTCCCTTTTCCATTGCTTGCAATTAAAGCAATTTTGTCTCCTTTGTCAAGGCCAAAACTGAGGTCTTCGAACAATGGCTGATCGCCAAATTGTACAAATAGGTTTTCTGCTGAAATGTAATTCATTTAGATTTTATCTTCAGGCAAAATTAGGATTAGTTTATATTTAAAGCATGGCCAATATTGACTTCAAGAAATTTATAAAATTATTTGTAATTACTATGGGCTGTAATTTGAACGAATACTTTCGCCAAATTAGAAGAATGGATTGCAATAATTAGTATATTTGTGACTAATAGCCAAATATGTTAATAATATAAATATGAAAATAGAAGAAACTGATCCTCAGCATTCTAAAGAAAATAGAAGGATGCGTGATGAGCTTGATAATCTTAAGGAAGAGCTTGAGATTCAAAAGCAGGTTTCATATAAAGCAGGAATTTTACAAGGAGATATCACCATTAAAACTTTACTTGAATCCTTGTCGGAAGCAGTTGTTATTATTGACTCTGATTCACGAATTATATTGGTTAATAGAATGGCTGAAATGATTTTTGGCTACAAGCAAAGTGAAGTTCTTGGAAGACAACTTTCGATTCTATTACCTTCAAAATATCATAATGCTCATGACAAACATGTAAATAAATACTATAGTGAGCCAGGTATCCGGCAGATGGGTAAAGGATTCGACCTTAGAGCCATACGAAAGAATGGGGAGGAATTTCCTGTCGAAATTGGTTTAAGTAGTCTTATGACAGACGCTGGAAGATTAGGTCTGGCATTTGTGTCTGATATTACGAAAAGGAAAGACATGGAGAATCAGTTGAAGAAACATAATAAAGAATTAGACGCTTTTGCGCGTAGTGTTGCTCACGATATGAACGATATTTTGAGTGGGGTTGTTGGATTTAGTGAACTTCTCAATGATGATAAACAAAATTTCACGGAAGAGGAAAGGAGTATTTTCCTAGGTGAAATTTCCACGAATAGCAGAAAACTAAGTAATATAGTAAGTGAATTGTTGCTTTTAGTGACAATAAGTAAAAAAGACGTTTCGACCAAGGAAATCGAAATGAAAGACATGATTAATGAAGTCATTAAACGATTAAACCACTTGATTGATGAAACGTCCTCCCAAATTAGAATAGCTGATCATATGGAGCCATGTTTGGGCTATCGAGCCTGGGTAGAAGAGGTTTGGTTTAACTTCTTAAGTAATGGCATTAAATACGGAGGAAATCCTCCGCTTATTGAGATTGGAAGTGAAAAAACAAATACAGGTTATGTTCGATATTGGTTACGTGATAATGGTCAAGGTATTGCTCCTGAACACTTGCCAAGTATTTTTGAAAAACCAGAAGAATTAGATCAACGAATAATTCGTGGCTATGGCCTAGGCTTATCAATCGTAAGACAAATATTAGAAAAACTAGATGGCTATGCTGAAGTAAAAAGTGAAGTGGGAAAGGGCAGTGAATTTAGTTTTTTCTTGCCTCAACTGAAATAAATTGAATCGCTAACATTATCAATCCGGACATCTTTAACTGCCGGTACTGCCTGTTTATTTGACTTTTCTGTTGAGCAACTAATTTGACAAATAGTACTTCTTGAAAGGTGTAATTTGTTTCAATAAATGTGAAATTCTTATTTTACAATAACCAACCTCTTTGTTTGAACCTGCCTGTTTACCGTTAAACTATAAAAGTATATACCTTCCTTAAGCCGTTCAGTGTTTAATGAAATAGAATGATAACCTTGCCCTTTGTATCCATTTTCAAGTGTTTGAATTTTTTTACCATTTGCATTGTAAAGATCAATGCCAACTAAATTGTTTTCGTTTAGGTAATATTTAATGGTGGTAATTTCTCTTACAGGATTCGGTTGATTTTGGTACAAAACATTTTGATCAGGTTTAATTTCTTGATAAGTTGTAGCGAGCAAAATACGAGTAACAGCATCATAATCTGGTGGAGGAATTTCTTCGTTAAAAGCAAAATCGCTTGCAACGCTATAAAACTTATAGGTATTTCCTTTTGACCCACTAAAAACTGCAAATGTATCTTTGCTAAATAGGAGCCAAGGATAGTAAGTTCCATTATTTTCAGAAACATAGATATTATAAAACTTTACTCCAGAAGTTGAATCAGACCCGTTCCAGCTAATCATAAATTCAGTAGCATGAGTTTGGTCGACTAATGTATTAACCTGACTAATAGGCAAATCCGTATCTATTTGGTTTTCCCATACCGGAGTTTCTATTTTTTCATTGTAATCGAAATAAATATCTGCACTATTTTTAATAATAGTTCCGCTTGCTAAGTTTTGCTTAAGTTTTATGGTAAATAATACATATCCTTCACCTTCTGGTGTTGACTTGTTTGGAGGGAGGAATCCAGCCAATGCATTTGTCGTATTAATCTGGCTGAAGTAATCAATTGAATGGAATGTCCAATCCAATATTCCCTCTTCATTATTAATGTCAAATGCATGTCGCAGAAAAACATGTGTGTCATTTGGGATATTCACATCATAGCTATATTCATTAATTCCGGGTAAAATATCATGATAATTATTCCCAAAGCCATAAGAAATAACTTGAAGTGAATTAATATCAAAGACATTGGTATCAATTTGATCAATAACCTTCACTGTTTTGG
The nucleotide sequence above comes from Bacteroidota bacterium. Encoded proteins:
- a CDS encoding ABC-F family ATP-binding cassette domain-containing protein produces the protein MNYISAENLFVQFGDQPLFEDLSFGLDKGDKIALIASNGKGKSTLLNIIAGKDVQNDGKLTVRDGIKIGFLEQEPIFNEQISIKELIREANSDTLRIIREYEIAAENQANDFNSKTHEEFEKASHAMDNAQAWDYERRLKQVLSKFNINELGQKIGNLSGGQKKRLALSLVLLDSPDVLLLDEPTNHLDVEMVEWLEKHLSQSSITFFMVTHDRYFLDNVCTHIIEMEDEKIYHHKGNYSFYLKKKEEREIQIVTEIAKAGKQAKKELEWMRTMPKARTTKSKSRIDAFYEIEKKAKSGKIKKEIKLDAKMSRLGGKILELKNVDKSYGDLVILKSFEYTFRKGDRLGIVGKNGVGKSTFLNIITGKEKVDIGEINPGETIVYGYYTQGGLQFDEEKKVLDIVRDEAEVFLLASGNTISASQFLEHFMFPPKVQQTPVSKLSGGEKRRLYLLTVLIKNPNFLIFDEPTNDLDLETLQKLEEFLANFPGCLIVVSHDRYFMDKLTDHLFIFKGDGVVTDYHGSYTSWRQKQIKTDKAQKAKDKATTQKQESTEKKKLTYKEKLEYQQLEKDIDQLELEKKTLEADMESYASDAEKTVELVERYGVVEKELDEKSNRWLELAELDN
- a CDS encoding PAS domain S-box protein — translated: MKIEETDPQHSKENRRMRDELDNLKEELEIQKQVSYKAGILQGDITIKTLLESLSEAVVIIDSDSRIILVNRMAEMIFGYKQSEVLGRQLSILLPSKYHNAHDKHVNKYYSEPGIRQMGKGFDLRAIRKNGEEFPVEIGLSSLMTDAGRLGLAFVSDITKRKDMENQLKKHNKELDAFARSVAHDMNDILSGVVGFSELLNDDKQNFTEEERSIFLGEISTNSRKLSNIVSELLLLVTISKKDVSTKEIEMKDMINEVIKRLNHLIDETSSQIRIADHMEPCLGYRAWVEEVWFNFLSNGIKYGGNPPLIEIGSEKTNTGYVRYWLRDNGQGIAPEHLPSIFEKPEELDQRIIRGYGLGLSIVRQILEKLDGYAEVKSEVGKGSEFSFFLPQLK